A genomic window from Candidatus Melainabacteria bacterium includes:
- a CDS encoding VWA domain-containing protein has protein sequence MRHKVRNNPGSIIPMAALLMSVIISFSALAIDMSYNGIVRSSLEKATESAAVAGAQEYFRNGADAGKAVNETIRIFKMNVSNDTMIGNYYSATGMGSPTTLTYSKTFTSGDNLRALFKQQPITLTIMTDLNRGKVTVTSAHTTKSYFAKLFTSNSMISITREAELPPYDVVFVVDLSGSMRFATVSTYIGTAYVQTQGMSGLGPLTTDVIITQSQYQPGIGTMITANGLVTTLSNITDVVINTPGTDIPATATYSSGKSIYINDPDRGFIVNHDMASGLRRIALTGYRINQLAALNVSGEDKQLAQTFNDNKSTNQAVVDNYFTRAASYIEPVASAIDGVSAFIDTVKIYGSAALKLGLVTFESSSYTADMTSNWYCSELEGGNVSKYMKRTLPYLSLVNPVNFDTVTNKLSIMATSGTGSFTNPIVTYSYPNGGTNINAGLTNAKYVFDKSDRPNSEKVIILFTDGEPTAHTFSALGQKVKSLTDAKIKIYSIVLTLAISQTTINNFKYQVETIGKAEPVIFINDPAKLKNAFLQIADDLGLKLVN, from the coding sequence GTGAGACATAAAGTAAGAAATAATCCTGGATCAATTATACCCATGGCAGCTCTTTTAATGAGCGTGATTATTTCTTTTTCAGCACTTGCAATAGATATGAGTTATAACGGTATTGTAAGAAGTTCACTTGAAAAAGCAACTGAGTCTGCAGCTGTAGCTGGAGCACAAGAATATTTTAGAAATGGTGCTGATGCAGGAAAAGCAGTAAATGAAACTATTCGGATCTTTAAAATGAATGTTTCTAATGACACAATGATTGGTAACTATTACTCTGCTACTGGTATGGGTAGTCCAACAACATTAACTTATTCAAAAACATTTACATCAGGTGATAACTTAAGAGCTTTATTTAAACAACAACCAATTACTTTAACCATCATGACTGACTTAAATCGCGGTAAAGTAACAGTAACTTCAGCACATACTACAAAATCATACTTTGCAAAACTGTTTACAAGTAATTCAATGATCTCAATAACAAGAGAAGCAGAATTACCACCATATGATGTTGTATTTGTAGTTGACTTATCGGGCTCAATGAGATTTGCTACAGTAAGTACTTATATTGGAACTGCATATGTACAAACACAAGGAATGTCAGGTTTAGGACCACTGACTACAGATGTGATTATTACTCAGTCCCAGTATCAGCCAGGCATAGGCACAATGATTACAGCAAACGGCCTTGTGACAACTCTTTCTAATATCACTGATGTAGTAATTAACACACCAGGAACTGATATTCCTGCAACTGCAACCTATAGTAGTGGCAAAAGTATTTATATCAATGATCCTGACAGAGGATTTATAGTAAATCACGATATGGCTAGTGGGCTTAGAAGAATAGCTTTAACTGGTTACAGAATTAATCAATTAGCAGCATTAAATGTATCTGGTGAAGATAAACAACTTGCACAAACTTTTAATGACAATAAAAGTACAAATCAAGCAGTTGTAGACAATTATTTTACTAGAGCAGCTTCTTATATAGAACCAGTTGCAAGTGCAATAGATGGTGTTAGTGCTTTTATTGATACTGTAAAAATATATGGTTCAGCTGCTTTAAAGTTAGGTTTAGTAACTTTTGAAAGTAGTTCTTATACTGCTGATATGACATCTAACTGGTATTGTAGTGAACTAGAAGGAGGAAATGTTTCTAAATATATGAAAAGAACATTACCTTACTTAAGCCTTGTAAATCCTGTTAACTTTGATACTGTTACTAATAAACTATCCATCATGGCAACAAGTGGTACTGGCTCCTTTACAAATCCAATTGTTACTTATAGTTATCCTAATGGTGGTACAAATATAAATGCTGGACTTACTAATGCAAAGTATGTATTTGACAAAAGCGACAGACCAAATTCTGAAAAAGTAATTATTCTTTTTACTGATGGTGAACCAACAGCACATACTTTTAGTGCACTTGGGCAAAAAGTTAAATCACTAACTGATGCAAAAATTAAAATTTATTCAATAGTACTTACTTTAGCTATATCACAAACTACTATTAATAATTTTAAATATCAAGTTGAAACTATTGGAAAAGCAGAGCCTGTAATATTTATAAATGATCCTGCAAAACTAAAAAATGCATTTCTTCAAATTGCTGATGATTTGGGATTAAAGTTGGTTAATTAA
- a CDS encoding pilus assembly protein N-terminal domain-containing protein — protein MKPFIKTLFLLTLISAFCIQTIIPVSSKVFFLEADYYQDKTQIKKLNLGKGEIISSDKTILRVAVSDPAIVDLQVLNEKEVFVRAKKLGISTIIMWEKETSHPARFDISVWPDIDYLTKQLQDLDKNITVEYIPPSSNISSTSKTSSEQTSVATSSLSQAAASSSTPSPTAGSSSSTTSSSTAATSGKIILKGEVSNAEIIARALQIAGVYVGDQGIKIISQPGGQIVDGLAGRYDISANSDSQGQTQTQGSAVSFGARDPIKFTSNRYANLSRGVIATTQNGSVISFLTVKDPPQVSVAIRFFEVSRSVARNLGFNTTFGGSTIQGGTFIGGSGIGQLLGQIGSIANLTEFKAASGGSAPEFGFGHGSVAGGSVVAQTIGDGVTGAIFNPDNGIGVVLQALQERGEIKTLAEPNLVVANGEPASFLAGGEVPIVRSVFTAGGASQDITYEPFGIRFVILPTVTGENKIYLQLSPEIRDIDTNLSNLVVPVGSTSVRPPAFRTRRTQTQVELETGQAFAISGLLREDNTRNLRKVPGIGDIPILGTLFRSKSFRQGETELLVVVSPQIVRPTSVAKISKLAKPEIPYHDFDELAPFKPYIKKDDEKGPDMKEPLDAGKYNESTNKKVDNNISLNNEYSELRKLNNFKKNEDKLKRQQQLLNAAWRIETARYAQAQEAMRLARENKISSY, from the coding sequence GTGAAGCCATTCATTAAGACTTTATTTTTATTAACTTTAATTAGTGCTTTTTGTATTCAAACAATAATCCCTGTAAGTTCAAAAGTTTTCTTTCTTGAAGCAGATTACTATCAAGATAAAACTCAAATAAAAAAATTAAACCTTGGAAAAGGTGAAATCATATCAAGTGATAAAACAATTTTAAGAGTTGCAGTAAGTGATCCAGCAATTGTAGATCTTCAGGTGCTAAATGAAAAAGAGGTTTTTGTTAGAGCTAAAAAATTAGGTATAAGTACAATAATTATGTGGGAAAAAGAAACTTCACATCCAGCAAGATTTGATATCTCAGTTTGGCCTGATATTGATTATTTAACTAAGCAACTACAAGACCTAGATAAAAATATTACAGTAGAATACATTCCACCAAGTTCTAATATAAGTTCTACATCAAAAACTTCAAGCGAACAAACATCAGTTGCTACTAGTTCATTATCACAAGCAGCAGCATCTTCTTCTACTCCTTCTCCAACTGCAGGTAGTTCCAGCTCTACTACGTCATCATCTACAGCAGCAACTAGTGGAAAAATAATTTTAAAAGGAGAAGTTTCAAATGCAGAGATAATTGCCAGAGCTCTTCAAATTGCAGGTGTGTATGTAGGGGATCAAGGAATAAAAATTATAAGTCAACCTGGTGGACAAATTGTTGATGGGTTGGCAGGAAGATATGACATATCTGCAAATTCAGATTCTCAAGGGCAAACTCAAACCCAAGGTTCAGCTGTATCTTTTGGTGCACGTGACCCAATAAAATTTACCTCAAATAGATATGCAAATCTTAGTCGTGGTGTAATTGCAACTACACAAAATGGATCAGTAATTAGTTTTTTAACAGTAAAAGATCCTCCACAAGTATCAGTTGCTATAAGGTTTTTTGAAGTCTCAAGAAGTGTTGCAAGAAATTTAGGTTTTAATACAACGTTTGGCGGCAGCACAATTCAAGGTGGAACATTTATTGGTGGGAGTGGAATCGGGCAGCTTTTAGGACAAATTGGTTCAATAGCAAATTTAACTGAATTTAAAGCTGCAAGTGGAGGTTCAGCTCCTGAATTTGGTTTTGGTCATGGTTCAGTTGCAGGTGGATCAGTTGTTGCACAAACAATTGGAGATGGTGTAACTGGAGCAATCTTTAATCCAGATAATGGTATTGGAGTTGTTCTTCAGGCTCTTCAAGAAAGAGGAGAAATTAAAACACTTGCTGAACCGAATCTTGTAGTTGCAAACGGAGAGCCAGCTTCATTTTTAGCTGGTGGAGAAGTACCAATTGTAAGATCAGTTTTTACAGCTGGTGGTGCAAGCCAAGATATTACTTATGAACCTTTTGGAATAAGGTTTGTAATACTACCAACAGTAACTGGTGAAAATAAAATTTATTTACAACTTAGTCCTGAAATAAGAGATATTGATACTAATCTTTCAAACCTTGTTGTACCAGTAGGTTCAACATCAGTAAGACCACCTGCATTTAGGACAAGAAGAACACAAACACAGGTTGAACTTGAAACAGGACAAGCATTTGCTATAAGTGGACTTTTAAGAGAAGACAATACAAGAAACCTCCGTAAAGTACCAGGCATTGGTGACATCCCAATCTTAGGGACTTTATTTAGAAGCAAGTCATTTAGACAAGGTGAAACAGAATTACTTGTTGTTGTTTCACCACAAATTGTAAGACCAACTTCGGTGGCTAAAATATCCAAGCTTGCTAAACCAGAAATTCCATATCATGATTTTGATGAGCTAGCACCATTTAAACCTTACATAAAGAAAGATGATGAAAAAGGTCCTGATATGAAAGAGCCTTTAGATGCAGGGAAATATAATGAGTCTACAAATAAGAAAGTAGATAACAACATTTCTTTAAACAATGAATATAGTGAACTTAGAAAACTAAATAATTTTAAAAAAAATGAGGATAAACTTAAAAGACAACAACAATTACTAAATGCAGCATGGAGAATTGAAACTGCACGTTATGCACAAGCTCAGGAAGCTATGAGACTTGCAAGAGAAAATAAGATTTCCTCGTATTAA
- a CDS encoding type II secretion system F family protein, whose translation MTNLMIILSSVCAFGAIFLICIVIYRTRAISAESSEISKRLQFWLSEKSESAKYTPDTQDKEDKDESFAKRVLIPLGEQVGSWFSEKVPYSKQSAARKLLIKAGFRDKKALQFLYTIKITLAIVLAVIPFFILSVIGKNLQTGMFLAFIVGAVGFIFPNIFLDKLVAKRQQSIDRILPDALDLLVICTEAGMGIDQSLLRVASNIGNKGKDLAEEIILTNREMNLGQDRTTCWLNLGTRTSSEELKSLARIIIQSEKVGSSIGGVLRSQANFLRVRRRQKAEETAAQMTIKMMLPMALFIFPCVLAVSVGPPVLQLISTLGSGLPQ comes from the coding sequence ATGACAAACCTAATGATTATTCTAAGTAGTGTATGTGCATTTGGTGCAATATTTTTAATTTGCATAGTAATCTACAGGACAAGAGCAATATCTGCTGAATCAAGTGAAATAAGTAAAAGATTACAATTTTGGTTATCTGAAAAAAGCGAATCTGCAAAGTACACCCCCGACACTCAAGATAAAGAAGATAAAGATGAAAGTTTTGCAAAAAGAGTTTTAATTCCTCTTGGAGAACAAGTAGGGAGCTGGTTTAGCGAGAAGGTGCCTTACAGTAAACAGTCAGCTGCAAGAAAGCTTTTAATTAAAGCTGGCTTCAGGGATAAAAAAGCACTTCAGTTTTTATATACAATTAAAATAACCTTAGCTATTGTACTTGCAGTAATTCCATTTTTTATTCTTTCAGTAATAGGAAAAAATTTACAAACTGGAATGTTTCTTGCTTTTATTGTAGGTGCTGTTGGATTTATATTTCCAAATATTTTTTTAGATAAACTAGTAGCAAAAAGACAACAAAGCATTGATCGCATCTTGCCAGATGCCTTAGATCTTTTAGTCATATGTACTGAGGCTGGTATGGGAATTGATCAGTCATTACTAAGAGTTGCTTCAAATATTGGGAATAAAGGAAAAGATCTAGCTGAAGAAATTATTCTTACAAACAGAGAAATGAATTTAGGACAAGACAGGACTACTTGTTGGTTAAACTTAGGAACAAGAACAAGTTCAGAAGAATTAAAAAGTCTTGCAAGGATTATAATTCAGTCAGAAAAAGTTGGTTCTAGTATTGGAGGTGTGCTTAGAAGCCAGGCAAATTTTTTAAGGGTTAGACGAAGACAAAAAGCAGAAGAAACAGCAGCACAAATGACAATTAAAATGATGCTTCCAATGGCACTGTTTATTTTTCCATGTGTTTTAGCAGTAAGTGTAGGACCTCCTGTACTTCAATTAATTTCAACACTTGGGAGTGGTCTGCCACAATAA
- a CDS encoding type II secretion system F family protein — translation MLAPIIFSVFVFFVVILICLSIYYFWQRKENLKYQSQRVEQVINIQTLGYSEVSQSSVTENQEQTLRRDLRVSTIPWLNDLLQRLLKNRSDFLLTLIEQSGLKIKVGEFLLFIGLVGLIGGMLVDLFFHIPLIGLVFAILPFGLLNFLKAKRIDDFVKQLPQALDMLGSDLRAGLDVQTGLKHLAEEFPSPLGEEFGKVIIEVNLGLSLNEALQNLSARVNAMDVQILCTGIIINRELGGNLSELIGSIGETVRERFRLKGMVKALTAESQMSAYLLLSLPIGIYIMLNLIAPETYSTFVKDPMGKNILIGCVISMTIGYLMINKITKLEV, via the coding sequence ATGCTAGCTCCAATAATTTTTTCAGTCTTTGTATTTTTTGTAGTGATATTAATCTGCTTATCCATTTATTATTTTTGGCAAAGAAAAGAAAATTTAAAATATCAAAGTCAAAGAGTTGAACAAGTAATTAATATACAAACCCTTGGATACAGTGAAGTATCCCAAAGTTCAGTTACTGAAAATCAAGAACAAACACTAAGAAGGGATTTACGGGTTAGTACAATTCCTTGGTTAAATGATTTACTTCAAAGATTGTTAAAAAACAGATCTGATTTTCTTTTAACTTTAATTGAGCAAAGCGGATTAAAAATTAAAGTTGGAGAATTTTTATTGTTTATAGGACTTGTTGGATTAATTGGTGGAATGTTAGTTGATTTATTTTTCCATATTCCTTTAATAGGACTAGTCTTTGCAATTCTCCCTTTTGGGTTATTAAATTTTTTAAAAGCTAAAAGGATAGATGATTTTGTTAAACAATTACCCCAGGCACTTGACATGCTTGGTTCTGATTTAAGAGCAGGGCTTGATGTTCAGACAGGATTAAAACACTTAGCAGAAGAGTTTCCTTCTCCACTTGGTGAAGAATTTGGAAAAGTAATTATTGAAGTTAATTTAGGACTATCTTTAAATGAAGCACTACAAAATCTTTCTGCAAGAGTTAATGCAATGGATGTACAAATTTTATGTACTGGAATAATAATAAATAGAGAACTTGGTGGTAATCTTTCAGAATTAATTGGAAGTATCGGTGAAACCGTAAGAGAAAGATTTAGATTAAAAGGAATGGTTAAAGCTCTTACTGCCGAAAGCCAGATGTCTGCTTATCTTCTGCTTTCTTTACCTATTGGCATTTATATAATGTTGAACTTAATTGCTCCTGAAACTTACAGTACCTTTGTAAAAGATCCAATGGGAAAAAATATTTTAATTGGGTGTGTTATTTCTATGACTATTGGTTATTTAATGATAAATAAAATTACTAAGTTGGAGGTGTAG
- a CDS encoding CpaF family protein yields the protein MNNPGQQFSKSIFSKKEEPLKENAGTEQACPQAQKKPSATPSKFLGGYKELKKKLHSKLLDELDTSKLNSNLNDESTKQNIISLIDTLLQEEGTPLGLSDRKKLIDELIDDILGLGPIEPLLKDPTVNDILVNGPEKVYVERKGVLEKTDIVFDDEFHLMKVISRIVSGVGRRVDESSPMVDARLKDGSRVNAIVLPLSIDGAALSIRKFSEKKFMLEDLIKFGAMTENMCEMLKLCVLCRLNIIVSGGTGSGKTTFLNALSRYIPNHERVVTIEDAAELQLQRDHVVRLETRPPNLEGKGEITQRDLVKNALRMRPERIILGEIRSGEALDLLQAMNTGHDGSMGTLHANTSRDAFSRLETMCLMSGIELPQRAIREQIASAVNLICQLNRFSDGSRRVTQISEVTGMENGVITTQDIFTFEQKGVDENSKVKGIFKPSGIRPVFSKRIEAMGYKLPPNMFNLC from the coding sequence ATGAATAATCCAGGACAACAATTTTCAAAAAGTATATTTTCAAAAAAAGAAGAACCTTTAAAGGAAAATGCAGGCACTGAACAAGCTTGTCCTCAAGCACAAAAAAAGCCCTCTGCCACTCCTTCTAAATTTTTAGGTGGCTATAAGGAATTAAAAAAGAAATTACATAGTAAATTACTCGACGAGTTAGACACAAGCAAATTAAATTCAAACTTAAATGATGAATCTACAAAACAAAATATTATTAGTTTAATTGATACTTTACTCCAGGAAGAAGGAACTCCTTTAGGTTTAAGTGACAGGAAAAAATTAATTGATGAATTAATAGATGACATTTTAGGACTAGGTCCTATTGAACCACTGCTTAAAGATCCAACTGTAAACGATATTTTAGTAAATGGTCCTGAAAAAGTTTATGTAGAAAGAAAAGGAGTGCTGGAAAAAACAGATATTGTATTTGACGATGAGTTTCATCTTATGAAAGTTATAAGCCGCATTGTAAGTGGTGTTGGTAGGAGAGTAGATGAATCCTCACCAATGGTAGATGCAAGGCTAAAAGATGGTTCAAGAGTTAATGCTATTGTTCTGCCCCTTTCCATAGATGGGGCAGCTTTATCAATTAGAAAATTCTCAGAGAAAAAATTCATGCTTGAAGATTTAATAAAGTTTGGAGCAATGACTGAAAACATGTGTGAGATGTTAAAACTTTGCGTGCTTTGCAGGTTAAATATTATTGTTTCTGGTGGTACTGGTTCTGGGAAAACAACATTTTTAAATGCACTTTCAAGATACATACCTAATCACGAAAGAGTTGTAACTATTGAAGATGCTGCAGAATTACAACTTCAAAGAGATCATGTAGTTAGACTTGAAACAAGACCACCAAATTTAGAAGGAAAAGGTGAAATTACACAAAGAGACTTAGTTAAAAATGCACTTAGAATGAGACCAGAAAGAATAATCTTAGGAGAAATTAGATCTGGTGAAGCACTTGATCTTTTACAAGCAATGAATACAGGTCATGATGGCAGTATGGGAACATTACATGCAAACACAAGCCGTGATGCATTTAGCAGATTAGAAACAATGTGTTTAATGTCTGGGATTGAATTGCCACAAAGAGCAATCCGAGAACAAATTGCTTCAGCAGTAAATTTAATTTGTCAGTTAAACAGATTTTCTGACGGCTCAAGAAGGGTTACCCAGATATCAGAAGTAACAGGCATGGAAAATGGTGTTATCACAACCCAAGACATTTTTACATTTGAGCAAAAAGGAGTTGATGAAAACAGTAAAGTAAAGGGTATATTTAAACCATCAGGTATTAGACCAGTGTTTTCAAAAAGAATTGAGGCAATGGGGTATAAGCTCCCTCCAAATATGTTTAATCTATGCTAG
- a CDS encoding AAA family ATPase, which yields MLKILVITQQNEQKYWEETISNVWEGQLEISLVKDYQELPGCNLIILDFSGNQTNAHNILADYSSNLVGKHFLIVSDFKDADLAIEAIKLGAVGFLVKPFKRFELISCLDRLNTAPKGHMPTRKTAKVITLLSYKGGTGVSTTTVNLSYALANTYQKKTLIIDAAGFSNHVTVLLNTIPKCTLVDICKQDKSLDEHYLTNAVSTIGKNLALIGGLIKTSDYNEITASGLEHLIEIASETYDFILIDTSARMLDEISMFFIQKSNDLLLLTTFDLLAIRDNRIFIQILKELGTFDNKIKPVINRQDWYIGSLEPALVQKQLDHSIYHALPNDWQLCVEASNYGRPILEFSPNSPLATSYKILAGKISKSEIPEGDSEAPSKHISSTEEKSIKKKGILNWF from the coding sequence ATGCTTAAAATACTAGTTATAACACAACAAAACGAACAAAAATATTGGGAAGAAACCATATCCAATGTATGGGAAGGCCAATTAGAGATATCCTTAGTCAAGGATTATCAAGAACTGCCAGGTTGTAACTTAATAATTTTAGATTTTTCAGGAAACCAAACAAATGCTCACAATATTCTTGCTGACTATTCATCAAATTTAGTCGGGAAGCATTTCTTAATAGTCTCAGATTTTAAAGATGCAGATTTAGCAATTGAAGCAATTAAACTTGGTGCAGTTGGATTTTTAGTTAAACCATTTAAAAGATTTGAACTCATTTCTTGTTTAGATCGTTTAAATACAGCACCTAAAGGTCATATGCCTACAAGAAAGACAGCCAAGGTTATTACTTTACTTAGTTACAAAGGTGGTACAGGTGTAAGTACTACAACAGTAAATCTTAGTTATGCACTTGCAAACACTTACCAGAAAAAAACATTAATCATTGATGCTGCAGGATTTTCTAATCATGTAACCGTTTTATTAAACACAATTCCAAAGTGTACACTTGTTGATATTTGTAAACAAGATAAAAGCCTGGATGAACATTATCTTACAAATGCTGTAAGCACTATTGGGAAAAACCTAGCACTTATAGGTGGCCTGATTAAAACCAGTGATTACAACGAAATAACTGCTTCTGGCTTAGAACATTTAATAGAAATTGCTTCTGAAACTTATGACTTTATTTTAATTGATACTTCTGCACGAATGCTTGATGAAATATCCATGTTTTTTATTCAAAAATCTAATGACTTGCTCTTACTTACGACATTTGATCTTTTAGCTATTAGAGACAATAGAATTTTTATTCAGATTTTAAAAGAGCTTGGCACCTTTGACAATAAAATTAAACCTGTAATTAATAGGCAGGATTGGTACATTGGAAGTTTAGAACCTGCCTTAGTTCAGAAGCAACTTGATCACAGCATTTACCATGCCTTGCCAAATGACTGGCAGTTATGTGTTGAAGCATCAAATTATGGAAGACCTATTTTAGAATTTTCTCCTAATTCCCCGCTTGCAACATCTTATAAAATTCTAGCAGGAAAAATTTCAAAATCAGAAATACCAGAAGGAGATTCTGAAGCTCCAAGCAAACATATTTCAAGCACTGAAGAAAAAAGTATTAAAAAGAAAGGAATTTTAAATTGGTTTTAA
- a CDS encoding DUF4352 domain-containing protein, which produces MTMLKIFFTLSLIFLLQLTCFANTSSPLFRGYIVNKTLIPMKLKIYEIDKDSYYLAERNFDDNSIVPVLNLKVTVENKEDYNLAFEDYKIFIPESTKLIGHISEIIPPKSFDRKGFYKVTFNKAICPSGQTIYLMSDIVSGELTKTYNPLHHLGKSTLSLLGGSLAGALFSYQLGGLGLIVATHGYSLAAGAGIGGLFATVGGFTSSGKSATIEPGNELTLTPLDEVSLEQLKQVTCLKDQVSQTADKSELSLEILKVKQKKDIMGDKILKITVKVINNSDEKYRLSNFYLKDSQGKEYSPTFVDLNDDMFIDFPPKLTKIAKLNFFVDYPKATHWLVLKNGTFSKELGSWKVID; this is translated from the coding sequence ATGACTATGTTAAAAATTTTCTTTACTTTATCTTTAATTTTTCTACTTCAGTTAACTTGTTTTGCAAATACTTCTTCTCCTCTATTTAGAGGATATATTGTAAACAAAACATTAATTCCAATGAAACTTAAGATATATGAAATTGATAAGGATTCATATTATTTAGCAGAGAGAAATTTTGATGACAATTCAATTGTACCGGTTTTAAATTTAAAAGTTACTGTTGAAAACAAGGAGGATTATAACTTAGCTTTTGAAGATTATAAAATATTTATTCCAGAGTCAACAAAACTTATTGGACATATAAGTGAAATTATTCCTCCTAAAAGCTTTGACAGAAAAGGTTTTTACAAAGTTACTTTTAATAAAGCAATTTGTCCTAGTGGACAGACAATTTATCTGATGTCAGATATAGTTTCTGGCGAATTAACAAAAACATATAATCCTTTACATCATTTAGGAAAAAGTACTTTAAGTTTACTTGGTGGTTCACTTGCAGGAGCATTATTTTCATACCAGCTTGGTGGATTAGGTTTAATAGTAGCAACTCATGGTTATTCACTTGCAGCAGGTGCAGGAATCGGTGGGTTGTTTGCTACAGTTGGTGGTTTTACAAGTAGCGGAAAAAGTGCAACTATAGAACCTGGTAATGAACTAACATTAACTCCTCTTGATGAAGTAAGTTTAGAACAATTAAAACAAGTTACATGTCTAAAAGATCAAGTTTCCCAAACAGCTGACAAGTCTGAACTTAGTCTTGAGATTTTAAAAGTCAAACAAAAAAAAGATATTATGGGAGATAAGATTCTTAAAATAACTGTTAAAGTTATAAATAATTCAGATGAGAAATATAGACTAAGTAATTTTTACTTAAAGGACTCACAAGGGAAAGAATATTCACCTACGTTTGTTGATTTAAATGATGATATGTTTATTGACTTTCCTCCAAAACTAACTAAAATAGCTAAACTTAATTTTTTTGTAGATTATCCTAAGGCTACACACTGGCTTGTTTTAAAAAATGGGACTTTTAGTAAGGAGCTTGGTTCTTGGAAAGTAATTGACTGA
- a CDS encoding GDP-L-fucose synthase has product MERKSKIYVAGHTGLVGSAIIRELKNQGYKNLITKTHEELELLDYKKVFSFFKDEKPEYVILAAAKVGGIYANSTYPAEFIYENLQIQNNIIHNSYLNKVKKLLFLGSSCIYPRDCPQPIKEEYLLTSKLESTNESYAIAKIAGIIMCQSYNKQYKTNFVSVMPANLYGIGDKYDSKNNHVIPALIERIHKAKVLNSNEVTIWGSGKPLREFLYVDDLANACIFIIRNYSENEIINIGSSEEYSIKQLAKLICEVIDYKGDLQFDISMPDGTPRKLLDTTKLNKLGWKAKTNLKTGLKKTYEWYLATSVNYFPRTKLLTKSPIF; this is encoded by the coding sequence ATGGAAAGAAAATCAAAAATTTATGTAGCTGGACATACTGGTTTAGTAGGTTCTGCAATTATAAGGGAATTAAAAAACCAAGGATATAAAAATTTAATAACAAAAACTCATGAAGAATTAGAACTTTTAGATTACAAAAAAGTATTTTCTTTCTTTAAGGATGAAAAACCTGAATATGTAATATTAGCTGCTGCAAAGGTTGGTGGAATATATGCAAACAGTACTTATCCAGCAGAGTTTATTTATGAAAACCTACAAATCCAAAATAATATAATCCACAATTCATATTTAAATAAAGTTAAAAAACTTTTATTCTTAGGTTCTTCTTGTATTTATCCAAGAGATTGTCCTCAGCCAATAAAAGAAGAATATTTATTAACAAGTAAATTAGAATCTACAAATGAATCTTATGCAATTGCAAAAATCGCAGGGATAATTATGTGTCAAAGTTATAACAAGCAATATAAAACAAATTTTGTTTCAGTAATGCCAGCAAATCTATACGGCATTGGTGATAAATATGATAGTAAAAACAATCATGTAATTCCTGCTTTAATTGAAAGGATCCATAAAGCAAAAGTATTAAACTCTAATGAGGTAACTATTTGGGGTAGTGGTAAGCCACTCAGAGAATTTTTATACGTGGATGACTTAGCAAATGCATGTATATTTATTATAAGAAATTATTCAGAAAATGAAATTATAAATATTGGTTCTAGTGAAGAATATTCAATTAAACAACTAGCTAAACTAATATGTGAAGTGATTGATTATAAAGGAGACTTACAATTTGACATATCCATGCCAGATGGAACTCCAAGAAAACTTTTAGACACCACAAAACTAAACAAACTAGGATGGAAAGCAAAAACTAACTTAAAAACTGGACTAAAAAAAACATATGAATGGTACTTAGCAACTTCAGTCAATTACTTTCCAAGAACCAAGCTCCTTACTAAAAGTCCCATTTTTTAA